GCACTGAGGAAGAATCTGAAATTTGAGTTCCAAACAACAGCAGACACCAGAGTTTCCTGCCAATTGAAGACTGTCAGCAGATTGTGATTTTAGATAATTTTGTTGCAAAATAATAGGGAAAAGAAGAGGACAAATCCATACTTAATTATGTAAAAAAAGGGAAAATGTAACAATGAAGGCATCAAGATGCACACAGGAACTAGTAAAGCTGATCATGCTGATAAAAAAGGAATACCTTAAAAGAATCTTCAAGGGCAACGCACTTTCGTCTTGGAGATCTCTTTTACAGTGAGTGACAAGATACAGTTTCCAGATATGACTAACATCAAGCGCTACGTTTGCAGAGTCCAGAAGATCTGCTTGGTCTCAAGAAACATGATATTTTGACATCAAAAATTTGGACTAGCGAACACTTAAAGGTGGGCAACCCATAGCCAAAGGCAAACCCAAGTTTTCGACTGTCCTGAATGTCCTTGGGACCATCTTGTCAACGTAAAGTGTGCCATCTAAGTGATCGCACTCATGTTGTAATATGCGAGCCTGCCAGCCAATAGCATCTATCTTGATAGGATGCCCATTGCGATCCAGACCTGTGACTTCAACCTCGAGGTAGCGCTCAACCACCGCTCTGAATCCATCGACACTGGAAGAAGAGGGAAAGCAAGATAGTCCGATCCATAAAATAAAGCAGTTTATGGAAAGtgataaaaaagagaagtatGAAATTGTTGAACTCAAGCATCCAATTCTCCAGCGTATACAATCAAAAAGATAAGAAGCACCTCAAGAAACTAATATATGGCTAAATGTAGATTCCACATTaaaaaacaagaagaaaacaaagttaCATATTAGTTAGCTGCAGAGCATGTTAATCATAGGACACGAAAAAGTCAAATggtatacaaaaagaaaaaaaaaaagttattgatCAACTAGTTGTCAGAGATCCACCATTGGTAATAAGAActtacaacatatatatatatatatatatatatatatatatatatatataatatacatacacatacacatacacatacatatatacatacacatatacatacacacacacattatatatatctatatatatatatatatatatatatatataacactagtTAACAAGGAAGAGATAAATGCAAAAGTAACATATTAAATTTCAAAACGAGTATAAAATGATGTGCTGAGGATCAGAAGGCCTTCTGTGCATTAAAAGATAAAACACAACCAAAACAACGCTTTGATCTGTGTCGAGAGGAACTCTAAACAACTGAATCAGTAACTAAAATGCTAAATAATTTACCTCAAGCATCCTTCAAAAAAGAAGGCAGTTTTGTTGCTCTTCTTCTTAAGCTTTGGGTTCACAATAACCTGAATAATGAGAACTGATGAATGACAGGTCCATGAATGAAATCATAGGAACCAAGAATGAATATATACCCAACAATTTGAGTTACCAGAAGATCAAAAGGACGGCGGTCTTGGGCTTCAATTTCATTCTTAGGAGCATAACTAATGTACTCTTTTGTATCCTCCAGAACAATAATCTGGCAATTAAAATGGGTGCATCAGTTCATAATGCCAACACCTAATAGTTGTAGCAGGGCAATACATGGTCAGAATTTCTTCCCACCCTAACATCTACATAATGATGAATAAGGAATGACAAGACAACTCACTGACACATTATCATGTTAAACAAAAAAACTTATTGGCAATCAACATCTTCTGTTTTATCTTGAAAGAATGAACCAGCACATTCATCAAGTTCTTGGACATGCATTATTGCATGTGATCCTAGATGATGTTGGAGTATCCTACTAATTCAGGCAATTTAAACATCATGAAGCATTTATCAACTAGAATAACTTTTCAGGCTAGGCATGCAAAAAGAACAACTATGAACTACCACGGTTCTGAGAAACAGGTTTTGGAACTTGGCATCTAGCTTCATTCCAGAGCCACATCTCATTGAAGTGTGTGTAACCTCAAGAATTCAGGAAAATGACAAGTCAATTCATACTAATAGACGGTCCAGGTAGCAAATCCTGAAGTTTTCATTTCTCTAAAAGCTCATGGCAGAGGCACGGGCAGACAAGTTATTCTAGCCGGATTCCAATTTTAGTTCTGAGAAAATGCAATAAGAAAAAGATAATAGAGAAGACACTGCTGACAGATAATGCTAAATCATGTCTATTTTCTTCAGATAGGGCCGTTATTTACTTCGATTCACAGAGCATAGAGTTGCTGCCACTTCTTGATGACACCCCATTCACCGAGGCTTGAAGCTACTTATCCAACTCCAGAAGGTATTAAAGAACACAACAGGATGAAATGCCAAGAATTATCTACTCTAGTCCCCACAGGCTCACATTGGCTAAGATAGCAGAAGAAAGAGCATGAAAAGAGGGTGTGTGTAAGGAATAAAGGTGCGACCTTCAAGGGGACACCGATCTGAGGAGCAGCGAGGCCAACGCCAGGAGCCTTTCTCATGGTGGAGACCATGTCATCTATGATATTCTGGATCTTCTCCGACCCAATCTCCCGGGGCGGCACCTCATCGGCGGGTTCATGGAGGACGGGGTCACCGGCCTTCACGATCTCCGGCAGAGCGGTGCCCTTGCTCTTCTTCGCTCCGAAGCCCGAGAACCAACCGCCGGTGGACACCCTCGTCAATGTGCGCTTCTGGAGGCCCAAGAGAGGGGATCGCCGGCTCCGCCTCGGATGGTAGGGCGTGGGAGTGGACGAGAAGCGGAGCGAGTTCGGGAGCAAGCAGAGGGCTCCGGTGGCGTTGGAGGGAAAGGGAAGGGAGGGGAGGAGGTTGGACAAGCGGTGGACGGTAACCGTTGTCGTCATCGTCAACACCGTCGTCGCCTTCATCCGGAGGAGGATGATGCGGTGCGTAACGAGTGGGGGTGTCCATCGCACTCATCTTCCACCCTGCATCACGTGCATATCTCATGATGGTTTGATTATTGATGGGCCCGATATGGGCTTGGACGGAAAAAGCCTCATTTTACTCTATTAGAGTGCAAAATAGGCGGGACGTGTACTCTGTACTAATTATAGATAAATCTTAATTGCttaacattttaattttatatatttttaaaattatattaaaatttttatatttataaaaataaaatatttaatcttatttcttctCATGCCGTCAACTCTACCAACAAATATTATCATAGAGTTTATTACTAAACATATGCTGACTTTATCTTACTTcgatttattatgatattttcatcaaacaaaataagaagaaacgagattaaaaattttattttcataagtataaCGATctcgatataatttttaaaaatataaagatataaggataactaattaaaaaaataatttcataagttTGGGGGTGATAGCCACAGTCGAGTGCTCAGCCATGGAACTTCGCATTCTGAAAGCAGTCTTGAGCGTAGGGGTTGAGATAAACCTAAATCTGTCGTGTTCATTGTTTGATCAATGGATCCCGCAGGTGAACTGCCATCATACCTCCATGGTTGATCGATGAATACCGTGGGTGAACTGCCATCATACCTCCATGGAAGCACAAACTTAATCGACAAAATCTGGAACAAAGAATTCGAAGTCAGTGTTTGATATAAAATCTTGAACAGTAGTTGGACAAAATGGAAAGAGTTTGATAGGAAAAATAGTTTTTTGCAAGATTGATGAACAGTTGGATACAAGAAGCTCATTGTTATGATGAGCCGAAGTCATTCTCAGACAATACCAATTGCATGGGCTCAAATGCCAAATATTAGCATCAGCTACCAGACTTGAATAAAAGATTTACTCGAATGAGGAAAGACTGTTTTTAACAGATACAAGTCATGTGGTGTAAAATTTCCTTCACATCATGTTCGTGCTATTTATGAAAAAATACAAACAACTGAGAATTTCATATATCAAACATGACCAACATAACTAGAAATCCCACTGGAACAAAATGGCCAATCAGCCACATTTTGAAGATCGTATATAACCCTGAACTACTCTTACAGCAAGTTGTATTGGGCTTCTGCAGTCAAAAGATCCCGC
Above is a genomic segment from Musa acuminata AAA Group cultivar baxijiao chromosome BXJ3-4, Cavendish_Baxijiao_AAA, whole genome shotgun sequence containing:
- the LOC135635306 gene encoding peptide deformylase 1A, chloroplastic-like, whose protein sequence is MKATTVLTMTTTVTVHRLSNLLPSLPFPSNATGALCLLPNSLRFSSTPTPYHPRRSRRSPLLGLQKRTLTRVSTGGWFSGFGAKKSKGTALPEIVKAGDPVLHEPADEVPPREIGSEKIQNIIDDMVSTMRKAPGVGLAAPQIGVPLKIIVLEDTKEYISYAPKNEIEAQDRRPFDLLVIVNPKLKKKSNKTAFFFEGCLSVDGFRAVVERYLEVEVTGLDRNGHPIKIDAIGWQARILQHECDHLDGTLYVDKMVPRTFRTVENLGLPLAMGCPPLSVR